The genome window TGTCGCCGGGTTCGATCTGGGTGGTGCGATCCACCTCGATGATGGCGCCGCCCCGGCGTATGCGTTCGACGAAGGCGCGCACACCATCATGCGTGCCGGCCTCGATTTCTCCGATGGACTTGCCAATGAAGGGACTTTCCGGCGCCACGGAATAAGCCCGAACCTCGAACTCATGCCATTCGGTTGCGCCCTCACCGCCCCGGCCTGCGCCCAGCATCGCTTCGTATTCCTTGCAGGCCCCGACCAGATCGATGCCCAGCAGCTTCGGACCGATCTGCGCCAGAATAATGGCCGACCCCACTGTGCCGAAGATATAGGTCACGGCATAGGCGATGGGCATGGCGTCCAACAGCGCCTGGGTTTCTTCGGGCGTGCGTCCCAGGCGATTGATGGCGTCGGTTGCCAAGCCCATCGAGGCCGAAATGGTCTGCGATCCGGCGAAAAGCCCTGCCGCGGACCCCACGTCGTACCCGGCGAGCATCGCAGCTACCACTGCCGCACCTAATGACAACAACGCCATAACGACGGCAAAAAGCGCCTGTGGCAACCCGTCCTTGGCAATGCCGCGAACAAATTGCGGCCCAACGCCGTACCCGACGGCAAACAGGAACATCAGGAAAAACACTGACTTCACGTTCGGCGATATCTTGACGCCCAGAATGCCGATGCCGATGGCGACCAACAAGGTGGCGGTCACGGCGCCCAGACTGAATCCCTTAAAGCTCTTTCCGCCAACCCAGTAGCCGATGCCCAGCGCCAGAAAGATGGCAATTTCGGGATAGGCTTTTAGCGTAGCAACGAACCAAGTCATGGCCGACTCCTTGTTAGGAACCATGCATTCGGGAGCGCGCAGCGATGTGCGCGCGAAGGTGCTTCTAGCGTGCTTTGGTACTCGTACCGGTGTCGCTGCTGCCTTTGCCCTTGCCGCTCTTGTTGCCCTTGTTGTCCAGCGCGCGATAGCGTTCCAGATACTCATCTCGCAGCGTGCGCACGCACTGGCCGATCTTCACGTAATCCTGTTCGTTCAGATTGGCCAACGACACGCGACCTGAAGGATGCACGGTCCCGAAGCCCTTGCCGGGGAGCAACACCACGCCCGCGTCTTCAGCCAGCCTGAACAACAGTTCGTGAGGCTTGATTGTGGCCAGCAGCCATTTGACGAATTCCGGACCGACCTCGCGGCTCATCTGCTCCACATCGAGCAGGGTGTAGTAATCGACAACGTTCTCGTCCGCCGCCTCTGGCGCGGCGCCCATGCCGCGATACAGCGCGGCCTTGCGGCCACGGATCAACCGCTTCATGGCGGCTTTGTAGTTTTCCGCCGTATCCATCAGCGAAAAAAGCGAGAACAGCACCATCTGCACTTGTTGGGGAGTCGATAGCCCGGCCGTGTGGTTGAGCGCCACCGTGCGGCTGTCGGCGACGATCCGGTCGATGAACGGCAGTTGCTCAGGGGTGGTCGTAATCGATGAATAGCGGGTATTCAATTCGTCTTTTTGCGCCTTCCCAAGTTGCGCGATCTTTTCATCGAAAAGGTTGGATTTGTGCGCGGCAATCACGCCCAGGCGCCAGCCCGTCGCGCCAAAGTACTTGGAGTAGGAATAGACCAGGAGCGTGTTGTGCGGACACAGTGCGAAAAGCGAGACGAAGTTGTCGGCAAACGTGCCGTAGACGTCGTCGGTCAGGATGATGAGGTCGGGACGCTCCTTGACGATGCTTGCCAGATACTGAAGGCTTTCATCGCTGACCTTCACGGACGGCGGATTGCTGGGGTTGACCAGAAAAAACGCCTTGACCTTGGGGTCCCGCAGCTTATCAAGTTCGGCGTTCGTATACTGCCAGCCACTAGCCGGATCGGCATCAATCGACAACTCGACCAAGCCGAACTCTGACAGTTCGGGGATTTCGATATAGGGCGTGAAGATCGGTTTGCCCAGTGCGATGACGTCGCCTGCCTTGAGCAAATGGTTGATCTTCATTGAGTTAAAGAGATACGTCATGGCGGCGGTTCCGCCTTCCACGGCATAGAGATCGAAATCTCCGGAAAACGGATGAGCCCCGATCATTTCCCTGCGGATGTATTGCTTGACGATCTTTTCGCTCAGGCTGAGCATGCGATCGGGGACGGGATAACTGCAAGCCAGAATGCCCTGGCACATCTCGTAGAGGAAGTCGCCAGCGTCAAGCCCCAATTGGTCGCGAACAAACGACACGGCGCTGGAAAGAAACTTTACGCCAGGCACATCGTGGTGGCTGCGGGCGAATAGATTGAACCGTTCTTCGATGCCATCCCGTCTGGGAAAGCCGCCCACCCCTTCTGCCAAATAGGAAAATGACCGCTCAGACTCGGTCATCGCATATAGGCCCAATTGCCAAAAACCGTGGCGCGGCACTGTTGCCAGGAAATTGGGATTTCCCCGTCCGGCATTCAGCATGAGCCGATTGCTGGTACTGCCAGCGAGCTTGATCAGTTCGTCCTTGAGTTCAAAGGGGGACAGATTGGCCAAGTGATCCGTGTTGCGAACGTTCATAGCGCGTCTCCAATGATCAGGTAAACAAAGGAGCGATGCCGCCCCTATTAGCCAGACACGCAGGTGCCCGGCCATTACGCAGAAAAGAATGGGTAACGCAGCCTTTTGCCCTTGTCCCGGCTGGAAAAGCTAGGCTTGGGCAGGACGCTGAGAGTGCTAAACGCGGACTTCTAGGTGAGAAATCTAACTCCCGAATCAGAAAGGTTTCCAGTGGCCGGAATAACTACGCCTATACATCTTTCGCCCTAATCCATATGGCCGCCCCCAGACCGGATTAACGCGTTCTTGCATCAGGTTCCGCCGGTGGCTGTAACGCTTGCGCCTGTAAGCGACCTGTGTACAGCAAGCATCAGCTAGCCGTAAGATAGGTTCGCAGCGCAAGCTGCGGCCCGCGGATGCGGTGGCGGTAATGGTTCGGATATCTTGAATTTGCGGCGTCCCAGCGGGGCGCGAAGGTTCTTATGATTTCCCTCACGCCCGTTCAATCCCTACTCGCTTGCTGCCTGGTGCTCGTTATCGGCCGCATACTGACCACCCGAGTCGGAATATTGGCCCGTTACAGCATCCCTGACCCCATCGTGGGCGGCCTGCTGTTCGCCGTGCTTATGTACCTGCTGTCGACCTGGGGCGGCGTGTCCGTCTCCCTAGAGACCAGCATCAAACCCACCTTCCTGCTGTTGTTTTTCGGTTGTATCGGCCTGACCGCAAACCTGAAACTGCTGGCCAAGGGCGGCCCCCGGCTCATTGCCTTCCTGCTGGCGCTGATTCCGTTCCTGGTTCTGCAAAATGTGGTTGGGCTGGGCATGGCCTGGCTGCTGGACATGCATCCACTTATGGGTTTGCTGGGCGGCACAATCACGCTGGTGGGCGGCCATGGAACCGGCGCGGCCTACGCGACGCGCTTTGCGGACATCAACAATATCCAGGATGTGATGGCATTGGCCATGACGGCGGCTACGCTGGGCTTGGTGTTGGGAGGCGTCGTGGGCGGTCCGGTGGCGGAATGGATCATAAAGCGGCACAAGCTGTCGGGCAGCCTGGACATCGCCGCCAAAGCTGGCCATCCCGCCCCTGAACTCAGTGAAAGCAAAGAGCCTCCTAACGCAGGCTCGTTCATCAAGTCCATGACTGCGGCCTTTGTCTGCTTGGTGGTGGGTGGCGTTCTCGCGGCGCTAGTCGAAGGCGCTCCGATCAGCCTGCCCAACTTCTTGTGGTGCCTTGCCACCGGCGTGCTTATCCGCAACGCCGGACCGTACGTGGGCATAGTGCTGGACGATCGCGCCACAGACATCATCGGCACGATCTCCTTGTCGCTCTTTCTGGGTATGACGATGATGACGCTGGACTTGTCCAGCGTGGCGCGTCTGGCCGGACCGCTTGCCCTGATGCTCGCGGTGCAGACAGTATTTTGCGCGCTCTACGCCGCCTGGGTGGTGTTCCGGATGCTCAAGCGCGACTACGAAGCGGCCATCATGTCGGCAGCTTTCTGCGGTTTTGCGCTGGGTGCAACGGCCACCGCTATCGCCAACATGCAAGCGCTCACGCGCCGCCACGGTCCGGCGCCGGAAGCCTTCATCGTGGTTCCCGTCACTGGTGCTTTCCTGGTCGATATCCTTAACGTGATTGTCCTGACCTCGCTGATTTCCTTGCCGTTCGTGGGAGGGATGTAGGCATGTTCAAACGACTGATTTTTCTTCTGCTTTGCCTCATGCTGGCGGCCTGCGGTCGTGCACCGGACACCGATGTCCTGCGCAACGACGTCGAGCGCAGCCTGACCTCAACCTATGGCAAGGAACTGTTCCGCGTGGCTGAACTCACCCGCATGGGCTCGGCTGCGGACAACACCGCCCCAGCCGGCGAAACTCGGCGCGTGGTTTATTACGACGTGGAATTGGAGCTGGTCCGCGACATTGCGCTGGGCGCCTGGGACCAACCCGGCGCGGCGTCGCTGGTGACGTTGCTGGGGGCAGGCCCGCGCAGCATCATCGGCGTCAAATCCGGCGGCAACCAGGCCGGTGACCGTATCGTCGCGCACGCCAGCGCCATCTATCGAAAAGAAGACAACGCCTGGAAGCTCGTGACTCCCGCCGGCTTCACGGCCATCGCTGCGCCGTCGCTGGACACCGGAGCCCCACCCACCGTGACTCGCCAACTGCTGAACACGCTGGACCAGATCACTCACTCCGTTTCCTACAGCGCATCCAGCACCGCCCAGCAGGTGGTGCAACAGGAACTTGAGCGCTCGGTGGCCCGCATCAACGGTCGGCTGTCCCGATTGCAGCAGGGCTATCCGCTGGCCGGCGGCCCTGATCGGGGCGAATATCTGGCCTTTGCCCGCGCGCTGAGCGACGTGGCGCGTGCGCGGCAAATCCGGGTGTCGCCTCTGATTACTGGTGGCGGCGCTGACAACATTGCGCTGCTACGCAGCGGCGACGCCGTGGTCGGCTTGGCGCAAGCCGATACCGCGCGGATGGCCTACGAGGGCAAGGGTCCGTTCGCGGGCCAAGGCCCGTTTGCCAGCTTGCGCTCGCTGGGCAGCCTGTACCCGGAAATGGTCCATATCGTCGTGCGCGACGATCCCGCGCTGACGCGGGTGCAAGACTTGAAGGGCAAGACAATCGCACTGGGCCCTGAAGGATCG of Achromobacter seleniivolatilans contains these proteins:
- a CDS encoding bifunctional aspartate transaminase/aspartate 4-decarboxylase; translated protein: MNVRNTDHLANLSPFELKDELIKLAGSTSNRLMLNAGRGNPNFLATVPRHGFWQLGLYAMTESERSFSYLAEGVGGFPRRDGIEERFNLFARSHHDVPGVKFLSSAVSFVRDQLGLDAGDFLYEMCQGILACSYPVPDRMLSLSEKIVKQYIRREMIGAHPFSGDFDLYAVEGGTAAMTYLFNSMKINHLLKAGDVIALGKPIFTPYIEIPELSEFGLVELSIDADPASGWQYTNAELDKLRDPKVKAFFLVNPSNPPSVKVSDESLQYLASIVKERPDLIILTDDVYGTFADNFVSLFALCPHNTLLVYSYSKYFGATGWRLGVIAAHKSNLFDEKIAQLGKAQKDELNTRYSSITTTPEQLPFIDRIVADSRTVALNHTAGLSTPQQVQMVLFSLFSLMDTAENYKAAMKRLIRGRKAALYRGMGAAPEAADENVVDYYTLLDVEQMSREVGPEFVKWLLATIKPHELLFRLAEDAGVVLLPGKGFGTVHPSGRVSLANLNEQDYVKIGQCVRTLRDEYLERYRALDNKGNKSGKGKGSSDTGTSTKAR
- the gltS gene encoding sodium/glutamate symporter gives rise to the protein MISLTPVQSLLACCLVLVIGRILTTRVGILARYSIPDPIVGGLLFAVLMYLLSTWGGVSVSLETSIKPTFLLLFFGCIGLTANLKLLAKGGPRLIAFLLALIPFLVLQNVVGLGMAWLLDMHPLMGLLGGTITLVGGHGTGAAYATRFADINNIQDVMALAMTAATLGLVLGGVVGGPVAEWIIKRHKLSGSLDIAAKAGHPAPELSESKEPPNAGSFIKSMTAAFVCLVVGGVLAALVEGAPISLPNFLWCLATGVLIRNAGPYVGIVLDDRATDIIGTISLSLFLGMTMMTLDLSSVARLAGPLALMLAVQTVFCALYAAWVVFRMLKRDYEAAIMSAAFCGFALGATATAIANMQALTRRHGPAPEAFIVVPVTGAFLVDILNVIVLTSLISLPFVGGM
- a CDS encoding TAXI family TRAP transporter solute-binding subunit; protein product: MFKRLIFLLLCLMLAACGRAPDTDVLRNDVERSLTSTYGKELFRVAELTRMGSAADNTAPAGETRRVVYYDVELELVRDIALGAWDQPGAASLVTLLGAGPRSIIGVKSGGNQAGDRIVAHASAIYRKEDNAWKLVTPAGFTAIAAPSLDTGAPPTVTRQLLNTLDQITHSVSYSASSTAQQVVQQELERSVARINGRLSRLQQGYPLAGGPDRGEYLAFARALSDVARARQIRVSPLITGGGADNIALLRSGDAVVGLAQADTARMAYEGKGPFAGQGPFASLRSLGSLYPEMVHIVVRDDPALTRVQDLKGKTIALGPEGSAARATLEMVLAAHGLQAGRDYKVADTPFAAALPALQSGGVDAAAQVIGVPATPLRDALIPAQLKLLPLDAAVIKTLTTENSALMPLDIAAGTYPNQPERVPTVGMAALMLTTTDLTRDEALLVVRAVYQTGQDLLAAGSAQGSQVSVATARRGLTVPLHDGAEEGIAGLEHAKPR